In a genomic window of Deinococcus metalli:
- a CDS encoding DAK2 domain-containing protein — MLRYATDWLGVYREQVNALNVYPVPDGDTGTNMHLTMQSVRRELDTCEQDAMPSVARAISYGALLGARGNSGVILSQLLKGFAEALRDAATVDGALLTRAFQAAQKTGYGAVMKPVEGTILTVARGVAEGAASAPAGADIETVLEQALFRGQALLDQTPDMLPALKQAGVIDSGGQGYLYLVEGMLAQLRGEALPPAPEVTSYAQQQFEHEEFGFCTEFLMSEATEPIEKIRELVTPFGDSLLVVGAEGYVKGHIHTNEPDQLLATVGRYGKMLKTKVEDMAEQHTEILGMAGAAARAEEEVPPSGLVAVANGYGLVKLFRSLGARIVSGGQTANPSVQDIVDAVRSVSAEKVIILPNNKNVLMAAEKAMELMEGRAVVIPTRTLGQGIGAALAFQPDTDAQELKDAMTEGAGNVTTFEVTRASRTTNITTKTGQTLDIKEGDVIGLQDDELVQAGGTPEDSVLAMLNGAYAGQEIVTVFGGPQKTQDDLDALAAKISGAFPMVEVEAHAGGPDLYDYLVTLE, encoded by the coding sequence ATGCTGCGCTACGCGACCGACTGGCTGGGCGTGTACCGCGAGCAGGTGAACGCCCTGAACGTGTACCCGGTGCCCGACGGCGACACCGGCACGAACATGCACCTGACCATGCAGTCGGTGCGGCGCGAACTGGACACCTGCGAGCAGGACGCCATGCCCAGCGTGGCCCGCGCGATCAGCTACGGCGCGCTGCTGGGGGCACGCGGCAATTCCGGCGTGATCCTGTCGCAACTTCTCAAGGGCTTCGCGGAAGCGCTGCGGGACGCCGCCACGGTGGACGGCGCGCTGCTGACCCGCGCCTTCCAGGCCGCGCAGAAGACCGGCTACGGCGCGGTCATGAAGCCGGTCGAGGGCACCATCCTGACCGTCGCGCGCGGCGTGGCCGAGGGGGCGGCGAGCGCTCCGGCAGGCGCGGACATCGAGACGGTGCTGGAACAGGCGCTGTTCCGCGGTCAGGCGCTGCTCGACCAGACGCCGGACATGCTGCCCGCGCTGAAGCAGGCGGGCGTGATCGACTCGGGCGGCCAAGGCTACCTGTACTTGGTCGAGGGCATGCTGGCGCAGCTCCGCGGCGAGGCCCTGCCGCCCGCTCCGGAGGTCACGAGCTACGCCCAGCAGCAGTTCGAGCACGAGGAGTTCGGCTTCTGCACCGAGTTCCTGATGTCCGAGGCGACCGAGCCGATCGAGAAGATCCGCGAACTGGTCACGCCCTTCGGGGACAGCCTGCTGGTCGTGGGCGCCGAAGGCTACGTCAAGGGCCACATCCACACCAACGAGCCCGACCAGCTGCTGGCGACGGTCGGCCGCTACGGCAAGATGCTCAAGACCAAAGTCGAGGACATGGCCGAGCAGCACACCGAAATCCTGGGCATGGCCGGCGCCGCCGCGCGCGCCGAGGAGGAAGTGCCGCCGTCGGGCCTGGTCGCCGTGGCGAACGGCTACGGCCTGGTCAAGCTGTTCCGCAGCCTGGGCGCGCGCATCGTGTCCGGCGGGCAGACCGCGAACCCCAGCGTGCAGGACATCGTGGACGCCGTGCGTTCGGTCAGCGCCGAGAAGGTCATCATCCTGCCGAACAACAAGAACGTGCTGATGGCCGCCGAGAAGGCCATGGAACTCATGGAGGGCCGCGCGGTCGTGATCCCAACCCGCACTCTGGGCCAGGGCATCGGCGCGGCGCTGGCCTTCCAGCCAGACACGGACGCGCAGGAGCTGAAGGACGCGATGACCGAGGGGGCCGGGAATGTCACCACCTTCGAGGTCACGCGCGCCAGCCGCACCACCAACATCACCACGAAGACCGGGCAGACGCTGGACATCAAGGAAGGCGACGTCATCGGCCTGCAGGACGACGAACTCGTGCAGGCCGGCGGCACGCCCGAGGACAGCGTGCTGGCGATGCTGAACGGCGCCTACGCCGGGCAGGAGATCGTCACCGTGTTCG